Part of the Candidatus Sulfotelmatobacter sp. genome is shown below.
AGAAAGAAGCGCGTGATGGAAGCGCTCGAACGCGTAGGCATGGCGCACCGGGTGCGGCATTATCCGTCGCAACTCTCCGGCGGTCAGCAACAGCGGGTCGCTGTGGCGCGTGCTTTGGGCGGCAAGCCTTCTATCTTGCTGGCGGACGAGCCGACCGGAAACTTGGATTCGCGCAATGGCGATGCTGTGATGGAGCTGCTGCAAAACCTGCACCGCGAGGGTGCGACGATCTGCATGGTGACGCACGATCCGCGCTTCGCCAAGCACGCTCAGCGCGAGGTGCATCTGTTCGACGGCAAAGTTGTGGCGGAAGAAGAGCTGCAGAAACTGATGGCCGATACGCACGCATGAGCGGGAGGAAGCGGCGATGAACGGGCTGTTTCAGGATATTCGCTACGCATTTCGCCAGCTGCGCAAGAGCCCGGCGTTTGCGTTCACGGCGGTGCTGATACTGGCGCTGGGGATTGGCGCCAGCGTGTCAATCTTTGGTTTTGTCGACGCTGCGCTGATTAAACCGCTGCCTTATCCGAACCCTGACCGGCTAGTCTACGTGACGGAAAGTGTCGCGATGATCCCGCGCGCGAATCTCTCTTATCTCGACTACCTCGATTGGAAGAGACTCAACCAGGTTTTCAGTTCACTGGATGTTTTCCAAGACAGCGGTTACCTGCTGCGCACTCCCAGCGGCACTGAACCAGTTTCGGCGATGCGCGTGAGCGATGGTTTTTTTCACACCCTGGCAATCGCCCCAGTTCTGGGCCGCGACTTTTATGCGGGCGAAGATTTGCCAGCGGCGCCGAATACTGTGATGCTGAGCTACGCCACCTGGCAAAAACGGTTCGGAGGAAGAAAAGATGTAATTGGCGAAACCGTTGCGCTCAGCGGCGTTCCGTACACGATCATTGGTGTGCTGCCGGCGGACTTCCAATTTGCTCTGCGGGGAAGCGCGGAGTTCTGGACGACCCTTCACCTCAAAGCCGACGATCCTAGGTGCGGTCGAGGATGCCATCAACTGACTGGGATCGCTCGTCTGAAGGACGGGGTTACCGTCGAAATGGCGCGGGCAAATATGAAGACCATTGCCCGGCAACTGGAATTGCAATATCCCACTACCAATCGAGGCCAGGGCGCTTTTGTGGGGACTCTTGCCGAGGTCGTAGTTACGGATATCCGTCCCATTCTGCTTGTGCTGCTGGGTGGCGCCGGATTGCTGCTTGCGATTGCCTGCGTGAATGGCTCGAGCCTGCTGTTGGTCCGCTCAGAGAGCCGCAGGCGCGAAATCGCGGTGCGCGGTGCGCTAGGTGCCTCGCGTGGGCGCCTGATTCGGCAGTTCACCACGGAAGGAGTGTTGTTGGTAACGGCAGGCAGCGTACTGGGCCTGATGATGGCCCAAGTTGCGATGCGGATCCTCCTGCGGCTGATCTCGAAAGAGATGATTGACGGTATGCCGTATTTAGCGGGGCTGGGCTTGAACCTTCACGTGCTCACCTTCGCGGGTGCCGTCTCGTTAAGCGCTGTATTTCTGTTTTCGGTCACGCCTGCGCTGCGCTTGCCGCTGACAGAAATACGGGAGGGCTTGGCCGAAGGTGGTCGCGGGTCGGCCGGAACCTTATGGCGCCGTTTTGGCGCTAATCTGGTGGTCGTTGAACTGGCGATTGCGGTCGTCCTTCTCGTTGGCGCTGGCCTGTTGGGGAAGAGCTTCTACCGCTTGCTGCATGTGGACCTCGGATTCCAAGTCGACCATCTGGCCACGATGCAAGTTCAGTTGTCCGATGCCAGGTATGCAAAGGACGAGCAACAGGTGGCAGTCGGACGGCAGATCATCAGCCGGGTTGCCAGCTTACCGGGCGTGCAGTCGGTCGGCATCACGGAAATCTTACCCGTGAGTTACAACGGCGGCACAACCTGGATCCGCTTTGTGGGCCGGCCCTACAACGGCGAGCACAATGAAGTGCTCGAGCGCGATGTGAGCTCCGCTCTTTTCGCTACGCTCGGGGCGAAGCTGTTGCGGGGACGGTACTTTACCGATGATGAGGACGCGTCCAAACCTCATGTGGCTCTCATCAATCGGACTCTAGCCAAACAATACTTTTCCGGGGAAGACCCCATCGGCCAAAAAATCGGCGACACCAACCTGTCGCCGAGATCGACCTTCGAGATCGTTGGCGTCGTGGACGATGTGAAGGATGGGCCGTTGGACTCGGAGATCTGGCCGGCTGTCTATTATCCGTTTAACCAGAGTCCCGACCCTTACTTTTCTCTGGTCGTGCGTGCTTCGCAGGCCGAGGAAACTCTCCTGCCAACGATGGCGGCCGCGGTGCGGGAGATCGATCCTGATATCGGCACGGAAGGCGAAAACACGATGATCCGCAGAATCGGCAATTCGCCGTCCGCCTATTTGCACCGCTCCTCTTCCTGGCTGGTGGGCGGGTTCGCGCTTCTGGCGCTGTTGCTGGGCGTGGTTGGCCTTTACGGCGTGATTGCGTATTCGGTGAGCCAGAGGACGCGCGAAATTGGAGTTCGCATGGCGCTGGGGGCACAGCGCAGTTCGGTCTATCAACTCATTCTGACGGAGGCGGGCTGGCTGACGGGATTGGGCATCGGCGCCGGATTGGTGTGCTCGGTCGGGGTCGCGATGCTGATTCGCGGATTGCTTTTTGGAGTGGAAGCCTGGGACGCAGGCACGCTGCTCTCGGTTTCTGCTGTGCTGACGCTGGCCGCGATGCTGGCCAGCTACATCCCGGCAAGACGGGCGGCGAGAGTCGATCCTATGGTGGCGCTGCGATACGAGTAAGGCTTGGGAAACGCAAATGATGACTGGATTCAGTCAGGATTTTCGCTACGCGATGCGGCAACTCGGGATGGCGCCGGGGTTCGCCGCGGTCGTGGGAGCGGGACTCATGATTCGCAGTTTTCAAAACCTGCGCGCCGTGAACCCTGGATTCGATTCTCACAACGTTCTGACCATGAACGCGATGATCTCCCGAACAAAGTTCCCCACGCCTTCGCAGCAGATCGGGTTCTTCGAGCGGGTGCTGCAGCGGGTGCGGGCATTGGCCGGCGTGGAATCAGCGGCGGTCATTGACGATATTCCTTTGGACAACGAAGGTTCCCACCAACCCATTGCCATTGAAGGCCGTCCGGTCGTGCCCATGTCGGAACAACCGGAGGTGGACGTCCGCCTCATCAGCACCGGTTACATGGGCGCAATGCACATTCCAGTTCTGCGCGGTCGCGATTTGAATGAGACCGATCTTGCGGACAGACCGGCGGTGGTTGTGATCAGCGAGTCCATGGCGCGGCAGTTTTGGCCCGGCGAAGATGCCATCGGTAAGCGCCTGACGCTTACCTTTTTCCCCGGTACTGTCCGCGAAGTGGTGGGAGTGGTGGGCGATGTAAAGCTTGACGGCCTCGACCAGACGCGTCCCAGCGCAACTCTCTATTTTCCGCTGGACCAGGTTTCCGTGCCGGCTTAATGGCGGGTGGAGTTCATTCCCGATGACGCTGGTGGTGCGCTCAGCCGCCAGTTCCGGCGGACTGGTTGCTGTCGTGTCCAACGCGGTGCATGAGGTTGATCGGGACATTCCATTGCGCGACATTCTCCCCATGGACGAACTGGTGAAGAACTCTCTAACTCAACAACGGTTCAACATGCTGCTACTTGGGGCCTTCGCGGCTCTCGCGCTGCTGTTGGCTGCGGTGGGTATTTACAGCGTGCTGTCGTACAGCGTGAAACGGAGCGTGCGAGAAATCGGAATCCGTCTGGCTCTGGGCGCTCGCCTGGGCGACGTGTTGCGTATGGTCGTGATCGAGGGCATGAAGCCGACCTTGATCGGAGTGGCCGCGGGAATGGCAGGTGCACTGGTTCTCGGGCGCGCGTTATCGAGTCTGGTCTACGGGGTGCGGCCGACCGATCCCATCACTTTTCTGGCAGTGGCATTGCTGCTGGCCGTCGTCGCGCTAATCGCCGGCATTATGCCAGCGTATCGCGCGACCAGGGTCGATCCCATGGTGGCGCTGCGGTACGAGTAGGAGCCAGGAGATTGTTATGAACGGATTCTTTCAAGATTTGCGTTACGCAGTGCGACAGTTGCGCAAGAGTCCCGGATTCACCGCCGTAGTCGTTCTTTCTCTCGCATTAGGCATTGGCGCGAACAGCACCATCTTTAGCGTGCTCGACGCGGTTTTATATCGGCCTATGCCCTATGTGCATCCCGATCAACTGGTGGTGATCTGGCAGACCGAGCAGCAGCGTCCCGATTCCTTCCAGCCCCCTCCGAATCGGGCTGACGCGACTGATCGCCGGGTTTCTGGTGGATGTGAAGCCGACCGACCCCGTGACCTACGCAGTGGTTGCGATGGTGCTGATCAGTGTCGGACTGCTCGCCTGTTACGTCCCAGCGCGCCGGGCGACGAAGGTCGATCCGATGGTGGCGTTGCGCTATGAGTAATTCCGACTGATGAACGAGGGTGAAATGATTCAACTGAAACAACTCGACCGTAGCTACAAGACGGGTGCGGGACGGACCTGGGTGCTGCGGCGCGTGAATCTCGAGATTCGCAAAGGCGAGTTCATCACGGTGATGGGGCCCTCGGGAGCGGGGAAGTCATCTCTGCTCAACGTGCTGGCACTGTTAGACGATCAGTGGGAGGGCGAATACTGGTTCCGCGAGGCTGCGGTTCACGACATGAAACGCAAGCAGCGCAGTGAACTGGCCAAGAAAAGTATCGGAGTGGTCTTCCAGAGTTATCACCTGCTGGATGATCTTACGGTGCAGGAAAACATCGACCTGCCGCTTTCTTATAAAGATATTCCGCGCGGGCAGCGCCAGAGTCTGGTGGCCGATACGCTCGACCGCTTCCAGATCGTTGCCAAGAAAGATCTGTATCCCAGCCAACTTTCCGGTGGGCAACAGCAGTTGGTGGGCGTGGCGCGGGCCGTCATTCACAAGCCCACGCTTTTGCTGGCCGACGAACCCACGGGCAATCTGCACTCCGGTCAAGCCAAGGAGATCATGGAACTCTTCCGCGAACTGAATCAGCAGGGAACAACGATTGTGCAGGTGACTCACTCGGAGGCCAATGCGGCCTATGGCAGCCGCACCATTCAAATGCGGGACGGTTGGCTGGTGGGCGACACGAGCGATCCGAAGCTTACGCAGCCGACGGAGGTCAACGCAAGGTGAATGTCTTGGGCACAAGTTTGTTGCGAAGGGGACTGGCGGCGCTTTGTGTATACGGAATGCTGGTTTCGACGATGCCCATGGCTGGCGCGCAGACGGGTGGCTCGCAAACCCCGGACGAGGGCGTCCCGGGCTCCGCAAATGTCCCGAACTCAACAACCTCCCACGGGTCCTCGACACTGGAGATGCCGAAATCGCACAATCCGTTCAATGCGTATGCGGCGGATTATGTC
Proteins encoded:
- a CDS encoding ABC transporter permease — its product is MNGLFQDIRYAFRQLRKSPAFAFTAVLILALGIGASVSIFGFVDAALIKPLPYPNPDRLVYVTESVAMIPRANLSYLDYLDWKRLNQVFSSLDVFQDSGYLLRTPSGTEPVSAMRVSDGFFHTLAIAPVLGRDFYAGEDLPAAPNTVMLSYATWQKRFGGRKDVIGETVALSGVPYTIIGVLPADFQFALRGSAEFWTTLHLKADDPRCGRGCHQLTGIARLKDGVTVEMARANMKTIARQLELQYPTTNRGQGAFVGTLAEVVVTDIRPILLVLLGGAGLLLAIACVNGSSLLLVRSESRRREIAVRGALGASRGRLIRQFTTEGVLLVTAGSVLGLMMAQVAMRILLRLISKEMIDGMPYLAGLGLNLHVLTFAGAVSLSAVFLFSVTPALRLPLTEIREGLAEGGRGSAGTLWRRFGANLVVVELAIAVVLLVGAGLLGKSFYRLLHVDLGFQVDHLATMQVQLSDARYAKDEQQVAVGRQIISRVASLPGVQSVGITEILPVSYNGGTTWIRFVGRPYNGEHNEVLERDVSSALFATLGAKLLRGRYFTDDEDASKPHVALINRTLAKQYFSGEDPIGQKIGDTNLSPRSTFEIVGVVDDVKDGPLDSEIWPAVYYPFNQSPDPYFSLVVRASQAEETLLPTMAAAVREIDPDIGTEGENTMIRRIGNSPSAYLHRSSSWLVGGFALLALLLGVVGLYGVIAYSVSQRTREIGVRMALGAQRSSVYQLILTEAGWLTGLGIGAGLVCSVGVAMLIRGLLFGVEAWDAGTLLSVSAVLTLAAMLASYIPARRAARVDPMVALRYE
- a CDS encoding ABC transporter permease, whose product is MMTGFSQDFRYAMRQLGMAPGFAAVVGAGLMIRSFQNLRAVNPGFDSHNVLTMNAMISRTKFPTPSQQIGFFERVLQRVRALAGVESAAVIDDIPLDNEGSHQPIAIEGRPVVPMSEQPEVDVRLISTGYMGAMHIPVLRGRDLNETDLADRPAVVVISESMARQFWPGEDAIGKRLTLTFFPGTVREVVGVVGDVKLDGLDQTRPSATLYFPLDQVSVPA
- a CDS encoding ABC transporter ATP-binding protein, whose translation is MIQLKQLDRSYKTGAGRTWVLRRVNLEIRKGEFITVMGPSGAGKSSLLNVLALLDDQWEGEYWFREAAVHDMKRKQRSELAKKSIGVVFQSYHLLDDLTVQENIDLPLSYKDIPRGQRQSLVADTLDRFQIVAKKDLYPSQLSGGQQQLVGVARAVIHKPTLLLADEPTGNLHSGQAKEIMELFRELNQQGTTIVQVTHSEANAAYGSRTIQMRDGWLVGDTSDPKLTQPTEVNAR
- a CDS encoding FtsX-like permease family protein, translated to MTLVVRSAASSGGLVAVVSNAVHEVDRDIPLRDILPMDELVKNSLTQQRFNMLLLGAFAALALLLAAVGIYSVLSYSVKRSVREIGIRLALGARLGDVLRMVVIEGMKPTLIGVAAGMAGALVLGRALSSLVYGVRPTDPITFLAVALLLAVVALIAGIMPAYRATRVDPMVALRYE